In Pseudomonas fluorescens, a genomic segment contains:
- a CDS encoding heavy metal response regulator transcription factor, with protein MNILVVEDEPKAGNYLLNGLQELGYSVSLARDGVDGLHQALETPFDVIVLDVMMPKMDGWEVLRRLRKEADTPVLFLTARDDIADRIKGLELGADDYLIKPFSFAELVARLRTLTRRGPSREEEHLNIADLHIDVLKRRVTRAGTRITLTNKEFALLHLFATHQDQPLSRSLIASRVWDMNFDSDTNVVDVAVRRLRLKIDDPFQLKLIHSVRGIGYRFDTQP; from the coding sequence ATGAACATCCTTGTCGTTGAAGACGAGCCCAAGGCCGGCAATTACCTGCTCAACGGCCTGCAGGAGCTGGGCTACTCCGTAAGCCTCGCCCGTGACGGGGTAGATGGCTTGCACCAGGCCTTGGAAACGCCATTCGATGTGATCGTACTCGACGTGATGATGCCGAAAATGGACGGCTGGGAAGTGCTGCGGCGCTTGCGCAAGGAGGCCGACACGCCGGTGCTGTTCCTCACCGCCCGCGATGACATTGCCGATCGCATCAAGGGCTTGGAACTGGGGGCTGATGACTACCTGATCAAACCTTTCTCCTTTGCCGAACTGGTCGCGCGCCTGCGCACCTTGACCCGACGCGGCCCGAGCCGCGAAGAAGAACACCTGAACATCGCCGACCTGCACATCGACGTGCTCAAGCGCCGTGTCACCCGTGCCGGTACGCGCATCACCCTGACCAATAAAGAGTTCGCCCTGCTGCACCTGTTTGCCACGCATCAGGACCAGCCGTTGTCCCGCTCGTTGATTGCCTCGCGGGTCTGGGACATGAATTTCGACAGCGACACCAATGTGGTGGACGTAGCCGTGCGGCGCCTGCGCCTGAAAATCGATGACCCGTTCCAGCTCAAGCTGATCCACAGTGTGCGGGGCATCGGCTACCGTTTCGATACCCAGCCATGA
- a CDS encoding heavy metal sensor histidine kinase: MSPNRHYSLTLRLALIFALLAFVLLATLGVALYRELERELIMRDDAALIYRIDQLRNLLNDSNTLDLIKTKPELFQNMLGNRESVLSITAPGQPPLLVVNPGNIEVPSVPPVPKNHTLALTDVHHFPGVNGVPFAIVAASIDSGDLGSLQVTTGRLMTERTAVLASYRLSVYILASIAAIFLALVGYLLVHRGLLPLRRLARHARGIGVGNLAERLDSRGTPKELLPMIDSFNTMLERLAKGFTQLGQVSTDMAHELRTPINNLLGETQVALQQSRNVESYQQLLASNVEELERLARMLDNMLFLARTDPASALRQRQELSAADEVERMADYFEGLASDANMHIIAEGAGVIWAEPMLLRRALANLCANAIKYGAPDSDLLIQALPNAEGIHLRVSNQGDTIAAEHLPRLFERFYRVDESRERSAQSNGLGLSIVATIMQLHNGRYSVSSQDGVTCFELFFPQRGH, translated from the coding sequence ATGAGCCCAAATCGACATTACTCCTTGACCTTGCGCCTGGCGTTGATCTTCGCCTTGCTGGCCTTTGTGCTGCTGGCCACCCTGGGCGTGGCGCTGTACCGTGAGCTGGAGCGTGAGCTGATCATGCGCGACGACGCCGCATTGATCTACCGTATCGACCAGTTGCGCAACCTGCTCAACGACAGCAACACCCTGGACCTGATCAAGACCAAGCCGGAGCTGTTCCAGAACATGCTGGGCAATCGCGAGTCGGTGCTGAGCATCACAGCGCCTGGCCAGCCCCCCCTGCTGGTCGTCAACCCCGGCAACATCGAGGTGCCATCCGTCCCCCCCGTGCCGAAAAACCATACCCTGGCGTTGACTGACGTACACCATTTTCCCGGCGTGAATGGCGTACCGTTCGCCATCGTTGCGGCCTCCATCGACTCTGGCGACCTGGGCAGCCTGCAAGTCACCACCGGCCGCCTGATGACTGAACGCACCGCCGTGCTCGCCAGCTACCGATTGAGTGTGTATATCCTAGCCAGCATCGCGGCAATCTTCCTCGCCCTGGTGGGCTACCTGCTGGTACACCGTGGCCTGCTGCCCTTGCGACGCCTGGCGCGGCATGCCCGGGGCATCGGTGTCGGCAACCTGGCTGAACGCCTCGACAGTCGTGGCACGCCCAAGGAGTTGCTGCCGATGATCGACTCGTTCAATACCATGCTTGAACGCCTGGCCAAGGGCTTTACGCAACTGGGCCAGGTATCCACCGACATGGCCCACGAACTACGTACACCGATCAACAACTTGCTGGGGGAAACCCAGGTCGCCTTGCAACAGAGCCGCAACGTCGAAAGCTACCAGCAGTTGCTCGCGTCTAATGTAGAAGAGCTTGAACGCCTGGCCCGCATGCTCGATAACATGTTATTCCTCGCCCGCACCGACCCGGCAAGTGCATTGCGCCAGCGCCAGGAATTAAGTGCAGCAGACGAAGTGGAACGCATGGCTGATTACTTCGAAGGATTGGCGAGTGATGCAAATATGCACATCATCGCCGAGGGCGCGGGCGTGATCTGGGCCGAGCCGATGCTGCTGCGCCGCGCATTGGCCAACCTGTGCGCCAATGCCATCAAGTATGGCGCTCCTGATTCCGATCTGTTGATCCAGGCGCTTCCCAATGCAGAAGGCATCCACCTGAGGGTCAGCAACCAGGGCGACACCATTGCTGCCGAACATTTGCCGCGACTGTTCGAGCGGTTCTACCGGGTGGATGAGTCACGGGAGCGGTCGGCACAGTCCAATGGGCTAGGGTTGTCGATCGTGGCCACCATCATGCAGTTGCATAACGGCCGGTACAGCGTCAGCAGCCAGGACGGCGTGACGTGTTTTGAGTTGTTCTTTCCGCAACGGGGTCACTGA
- a CDS encoding sugar ABC transporter substrate-binding protein has product MKLPFAGRLLAVAVLAAASVALPLSSAFADDTAAKPKVGLVMKSLANEFFVTMQEGAKDYQKAHSADFDMITNGIKNETDTSAQIDIVNQMILAKVNAIVIAPADSKALVTVLKKASDAGIKVVNIDNRLDPDVLKSKNLNIPFVGPDNRKGSKLVGDYLAKKLASGDKVGIIEGVPTTTNAQQRTAGFKDAMDAAGMKIVSTQSGNWEIDQGQKVASAMLSEYPDIKALLAGNDNMALGAVSAVRAAGKAGKVMVVGYDNIEAIKPMLQDGRVLATADQAAAQQAVFGIQNALKLVKGEKVDAKDGVIETPVELVTKQ; this is encoded by the coding sequence ATGAAGCTGCCATTTGCTGGACGTCTTCTTGCTGTCGCTGTGCTTGCTGCCGCATCCGTCGCTTTACCACTCTCCTCTGCATTCGCTGACGATACTGCCGCCAAACCCAAGGTCGGCCTGGTGATGAAGTCCCTTGCCAACGAGTTTTTCGTGACGATGCAGGAGGGGGCGAAAGATTACCAAAAGGCGCACTCCGCTGATTTCGACATGATCACCAACGGTATCAAGAACGAAACCGATACCAGCGCGCAGATCGATATCGTCAATCAAATGATCCTTGCCAAGGTCAACGCTATCGTCATCGCCCCAGCCGATTCCAAGGCGCTGGTCACCGTGCTGAAGAAAGCCTCCGACGCCGGTATCAAAGTCGTCAACATCGACAATCGATTGGACCCGGACGTACTGAAAAGCAAAAACCTCAATATCCCATTCGTAGGCCCCGACAACCGCAAAGGCTCCAAGCTGGTGGGCGACTACCTGGCCAAGAAACTGGCCTCGGGTGACAAGGTCGGCATCATTGAAGGTGTGCCGACCACTACCAATGCCCAGCAGCGCACCGCAGGCTTCAAGGATGCGATGGACGCTGCCGGTATGAAAATCGTCTCCACCCAATCCGGTAACTGGGAAATCGACCAGGGCCAGAAAGTGGCGTCTGCGATGTTGAGCGAATACCCGGACATCAAGGCTCTGCTGGCGGGTAATGACAATATGGCCTTGGGCGCAGTGTCTGCGGTACGTGCAGCAGGCAAGGCGGGGAAAGTGATGGTGGTGGGCTACGACAACATCGAGGCCATCAAGCCGATGCTGCAGGACGGCCGAGTCTTGGCGACTGCTGACCAGGCTGCCGCCCAGCAAGCCGTGTTCGGTATCCAGAATGCCCTGAAGCTGGTCAAGGGTGAAAAAGTCGACGCCAAAGACGGTGTGATCGAAACTCCGGTCGAACTCGTTACCAAGCAGTAA
- a CDS encoding endonuclease, whose product MSVRFIAVLCLFFAVTAHAQAPRTFSEAKKIAWKLYAPQSTEFYCGCKYTGNRVDLKACGYIPRKNASRAARIEWEHIVPAWQIGHQRQCWQNGGRKNCTRHDEVFKRAEADLHNLVPSIGEVNGDRNNFSFGWLPVQSGQYGSCLTQVDFKAKKVMPRPSIRGMIARTYFYMSKQYGLRLSKQDRQLYEAWDKTYPVQHWERQRNQTVACVMGRGNEFVGPVNLKACG is encoded by the coding sequence ATGAGTGTCCGTTTTATTGCTGTGCTTTGCTTGTTTTTTGCCGTCACCGCCCATGCCCAAGCGCCCCGAACGTTCAGCGAAGCCAAAAAAATCGCCTGGAAACTCTACGCCCCACAATCCACTGAGTTCTACTGCGGCTGCAAATACACCGGTAACCGCGTGGACTTGAAAGCCTGCGGTTATATCCCTCGTAAAAACGCCAGCCGCGCTGCACGCATCGAATGGGAACACATTGTTCCGGCCTGGCAGATCGGGCACCAGCGCCAGTGCTGGCAGAATGGCGGACGCAAGAACTGCACACGCCATGATGAGGTGTTCAAGCGTGCCGAGGCGGACCTGCACAACCTGGTGCCGAGTATCGGTGAGGTCAACGGCGATCGTAACAACTTCAGTTTTGGCTGGCTGCCGGTGCAAAGCGGGCAGTACGGCTCATGCTTGACCCAGGTCGACTTCAAGGCCAAGAAGGTGATGCCGCGCCCGTCCATACGCGGAATGATTGCCCGGACGTATTTCTATATGAGCAAACAATACGGCTTGCGCCTGTCGAAACAGGACCGGCAACTTTATGAAGCCTGGGACAAGACCTACCCTGTGCAGCATTGGGAGCGTCAGCGCAACCAGACCGTGGCCTGTGTGATGGGGCGTGGAAATGAGTTTGTCGGCCCGGTGAACCTCAAGGCCTGCGGTTGA
- a CDS encoding HAD-IA family hydrolase: MSIRVFTRPYRAFLFDMDGTLLNSIAAAERVWSMWAERHGLDVKAFLTTIHGARAIDTITRQALPGVDPEVEAQWITEAELNDVEGVVAIPGAVEFLNRLPGDQWALVTSAPRELALRRLQAAGITPPAVLVTAEDVASGKPDPACYVLGAQRLGAAVQDCLVFEDATVGIRAGEAAGADVMVVTSTHLTTMHTAHATTDGYEHLHVEHDGGGLLRLRRLAG; encoded by the coding sequence GTGTCCATCCGCGTCTTTACCCGGCCTTACCGCGCCTTCCTGTTCGATATGGACGGGACCCTGCTCAACTCCATTGCTGCCGCCGAGCGGGTCTGGAGTATGTGGGCTGAACGTCACGGCTTGGACGTGAAGGCCTTCCTGACTACCATTCATGGCGCTCGGGCCATCGATACCATTACCCGCCAGGCGTTGCCTGGGGTTGATCCTGAGGTGGAGGCGCAATGGATTACCGAGGCGGAGTTGAATGATGTCGAAGGCGTCGTGGCGATTCCCGGTGCCGTTGAGTTTTTGAACCGTCTGCCTGGCGACCAATGGGCGCTGGTGACGTCTGCCCCCCGGGAGTTGGCGTTGCGCCGGCTACAAGCGGCCGGCATCACTCCGCCTGCGGTGCTGGTGACGGCTGAAGATGTGGCCAGTGGTAAGCCTGACCCTGCCTGTTATGTGCTGGGCGCACAGCGCCTGGGGGCGGCGGTACAGGACTGCCTGGTGTTCGAAGATGCGACGGTAGGTATTCGGGCAGGCGAGGCCGCTGGCGCGGATGTGATGGTCGTGACCTCGACTCACCTGACGACCATGCACACTGCGCATGCCACCACCGATGGGTATGAACACTTGCACGTCGAGCACGACGGTGGCGGTTTGCTGCGCTTGCGGCGCCTGGCAGGTTGA
- the csrA gene encoding carbon storage regulator CsrA yields MLILTRKVGESINIGDDITITILGVSGQQVRIGINAPKDVAVHREEIYQRIQAGLTAPDKNQTP; encoded by the coding sequence ATGCTGATACTCACCCGCAAAGTTGGTGAAAGCATAAACATCGGTGATGACATTACGATCACCATCCTGGGCGTCAGCGGCCAGCAAGTACGAATCGGCATCAACGCACCCAAGGACGTTGCCGTGCATCGCGAGGAGATCTACCAGCGCATCCAGGCTGGCCTGACAGCTCCGGACAAAAACCAGACTCCTTGA
- a CDS encoding sugar ABC transporter ATP-binding protein — MSSSAPNAVLSVSGIGKTYAQPVLSDITLTLNRGEVLALTGENGAGKSTLSKIIGGLVTPTTGHMQFNGEDFRPGSRTQAEGLGVRMVMQELNLLPTLTVAENLFLDNLPSHCGWISRKQLRKAAIDAMAQVGLDAIDPDTLVGSLGIGHQQMVEIARNLIGDCHVLILDEPTAMLTAREVEMLFEQITRLQARGVAIIYISHRLEELARVAQRIAVLRDGKLVCVEPMANYNSEQLVTLMVGRELGEHIDLGPRTIGGPALTVKNLTRSDKVRDVSFEVRAGEIYGISGLIGAGRTELLRLIFGADLADSGTVALGSPAQVVSIRSPVDAVGHGIALITEDRKGEGLLLTQSISANIALGNMPEISGGGVVNRRDETALAKRQIDAMRIRSSSPAQLVSELSGGNQQKVVIGRWLERDCSVMLFDEPTRGIDVGAKFDIYALLGELTRQGKALVVVSSDLRELMLICDRIGVLSAGRLIETFERDSWTQDELLAAAFAGYQKRDALLNDAALRDTP, encoded by the coding sequence ATGTCATCTTCCGCCCCGAACGCTGTCCTCTCGGTCAGCGGTATCGGCAAGACCTATGCCCAACCGGTTCTGTCCGACATCACCCTGACGCTCAATCGCGGGGAAGTGCTGGCGTTGACCGGTGAAAATGGCGCAGGCAAAAGTACCTTGTCGAAGATCATCGGCGGTTTGGTCACACCGACCACCGGGCATATGCAGTTCAATGGCGAGGACTTCCGTCCAGGCAGTCGCACCCAGGCCGAAGGGTTGGGCGTACGTATGGTTATGCAGGAACTCAACCTGCTGCCAACGCTGACCGTGGCCGAAAACCTGTTCCTGGACAACCTGCCCAGCCACTGTGGCTGGATCAGCCGCAAGCAACTGCGTAAAGCCGCGATCGACGCCATGGCTCAGGTCGGCCTGGATGCAATCGACCCTGACACCTTGGTTGGCAGCCTGGGCATCGGCCATCAACAAATGGTCGAAATCGCGCGCAACCTGATCGGCGACTGCCATGTGCTGATCCTCGACGAACCTACGGCCATGCTGACCGCCCGTGAAGTCGAGATGCTGTTTGAACAAATCACTCGCCTGCAGGCCCGGGGCGTGGCGATCATTTATATTTCGCACCGGCTCGAAGAGTTGGCCCGTGTAGCCCAGCGCATTGCGGTACTGCGCGACGGCAAGTTGGTCTGTGTCGAGCCGATGGCCAATTACAACAGTGAGCAACTGGTCACCTTGATGGTCGGTCGCGAGCTCGGCGAGCACATCGATCTGGGCCCGCGGACAATCGGCGGTCCCGCCTTGACGGTGAAAAACCTGACGCGTTCGGACAAGGTTCGTGATGTGTCCTTTGAAGTGCGTGCTGGCGAGATCTATGGCATCTCCGGCCTGATCGGCGCTGGTCGTACCGAGTTGCTACGCCTCATTTTCGGTGCCGACCTCGCCGACAGCGGCACCGTGGCGCTGGGCTCCCCAGCCCAGGTTGTCAGCATTCGTTCACCTGTGGACGCGGTAGGCCACGGCATTGCCCTGATCACCGAAGACCGTAAGGGCGAAGGCCTGCTGCTGACCCAGTCCATCAGCGCCAATATTGCCTTGGGCAACATGCCGGAAATTTCTGGCGGCGGTGTAGTGAATCGCCGCGATGAAACCGCCTTGGCCAAGCGCCAGATCGATGCCATGCGCATCCGCAGTTCCAGCCCGGCGCAGTTGGTGTCCGAGCTCTCCGGCGGCAACCAGCAAAAGGTGGTAATAGGCCGCTGGCTGGAGCGCGACTGCTCGGTGATGCTGTTCGATGAGCCGACCCGCGGTATCGATGTGGGGGCCAAGTTCGATATTTATGCCTTGCTCGGCGAGTTGACTCGCCAGGGTAAAGCGCTGGTGGTGGTGTCCAGTGACCTGCGTGAGCTGATGCTGATCTGCGACCGCATCGGCGTGCTGTCCGCCGGGCGCCTGATCGAGACCTTCGAACGTGACAGCTGGACCCAGGACGAATTGCTCGCCGCCGCGTTTGCCGGCTATCAGAAACGTGATGCGCTGCTCAATGACGCCGCGCTTAGGGATACCCCATGA
- a CDS encoding DUF1654 domain-containing protein, with the protein MATSSSAAPTLPDAYQRLAVRVQKVINSTNAQKNKAALIFRLPDEPEDEWARLLEEIAENDNVTLAYRDDGGVQIFWVVPKED; encoded by the coding sequence GTGGCAACGTCCTCTTCCGCAGCACCAACCCTGCCCGATGCCTATCAACGCCTGGCCGTTCGCGTGCAAAAAGTCATCAATTCGACCAATGCCCAAAAAAACAAGGCGGCCTTGATCTTCCGTTTGCCGGATGAGCCGGAGGACGAGTGGGCGCGTTTGCTTGAAGAGATCGCAGAAAACGACAACGTTACCCTCGCCTATCGGGACGACGGTGGCGTGCAGATTTTCTGGGTTGTGCCGAAGGAAGACTGA
- the pcp gene encoding pyroglutamyl-peptidase I, with protein sequence MRIVLLTGFEPFDQDAINPSWEAVRQLDGMPLGEDVQIVARRLPCAFATAGECLAQLIDELHPALIIATGLGPGRGEISIERVAINLNDARIPDNLGEQPIDTAVVVDGPAAYFSTLPIKAMVKAVREAGIAASVSQTAGTFVCNQVFYRLQHSLAGTGVRSGFIHVPYLPEQVVVSGQPSMALTTLVKGLQVAVLTAWQTSVDVTEAGGQVS encoded by the coding sequence ATGCGAATCGTTCTGCTGACGGGCTTCGAGCCCTTTGATCAAGACGCGATCAATCCATCCTGGGAGGCCGTGCGTCAGTTGGATGGCATGCCGTTGGGTGAAGATGTGCAAATTGTTGCGCGTCGTTTGCCCTGCGCCTTTGCCACTGCCGGCGAGTGCCTGGCCCAACTGATAGATGAGTTGCACCCGGCCCTGATCATCGCGACGGGCCTGGGGCCTGGGCGTGGCGAGATATCCATAGAGCGGGTGGCGATCAACCTGAATGACGCCCGTATTCCCGACAACCTGGGGGAGCAACCGATTGACACGGCTGTAGTGGTCGATGGGCCCGCAGCCTACTTCTCCACGTTGCCGATCAAGGCCATGGTCAAGGCCGTGCGCGAGGCGGGTATAGCAGCCTCAGTCTCGCAGACAGCGGGGACGTTCGTTTGCAACCAAGTGTTCTACCGTTTGCAGCACTCACTCGCAGGAACGGGTGTACGCAGTGGTTTCATTCACGTGCCGTACCTGCCGGAGCAGGTGGTTGTCTCGGGGCAGCCTTCAATGGCGTTGACCACGCTGGTCAAAGGGTTGCAGGTGGCTGTGCTGACGGCGTGGCAAACATCCGTGGATGTAACGGAAGCGGGCGGGCAGGTCAGCTGA
- a CDS encoding ABC transporter permease, translating to MKTTTSPGKAAGNFYGLGTYLGLAGALLAMIALFSVLSDHFLSYDTFSTLANQIPDLMVLAVGMTFILIIGGIDLSVGSVLALAASAVSVAILGWGWSVLPAALLGMGCAALAGTITGSITVAWRIPSFIVSLGVLEMARGVAYQMTGSRTAYIGDSFAWLSNPIAFGISPSFIIALLVIIVAQLVLTRTVFGRYLIGIGTNEEAVRLAGINPKPYKILVFSLMGLLAGVAALFQISRLEAADPNAGSGLELQVIAAVVIGGTSLMGGRGSVISTFFGVLIISVLAAGLAQIGATEPTKRIITGAVIVIAVVLDTYRSQRASRRG from the coding sequence ATGAAAACAACAACTTCCCCCGGTAAAGCAGCTGGCAACTTCTACGGCCTGGGCACCTACCTGGGGCTGGCAGGTGCGTTGCTGGCGATGATTGCGCTGTTTTCGGTGCTCAGTGATCACTTCCTGTCCTACGACACCTTCAGCACCCTGGCCAACCAGATTCCAGACCTGATGGTGCTGGCAGTGGGCATGACCTTCATCCTGATTATCGGCGGTATCGACCTGTCAGTGGGCTCGGTGCTGGCACTGGCGGCATCGGCCGTCAGCGTGGCGATTCTTGGCTGGGGCTGGAGCGTGTTGCCGGCAGCCTTGCTCGGCATGGGCTGCGCCGCATTGGCTGGCACGATTACGGGTTCGATCACGGTGGCCTGGCGCATTCCGTCGTTCATCGTGTCCCTTGGCGTGCTGGAAATGGCACGCGGTGTGGCGTACCAGATGACCGGCTCGCGCACCGCCTATATCGGTGATTCCTTCGCCTGGTTGTCCAACCCGATTGCCTTCGGCATTTCGCCGTCATTTATCATCGCCTTGCTGGTGATCATCGTTGCCCAACTGGTGTTGACCCGTACCGTGTTTGGTCGTTACCTGATCGGCATCGGCACGAACGAGGAAGCCGTGCGCCTGGCAGGGATCAATCCCAAGCCCTACAAGATCCTGGTGTTCAGCCTCATGGGCCTGCTGGCTGGCGTGGCGGCGTTGTTCCAGATATCACGCCTGGAAGCGGCAGACCCGAACGCCGGTTCCGGCCTGGAACTGCAAGTGATCGCTGCGGTGGTGATCGGCGGCACCAGCTTGATGGGTGGGCGCGGCTCGGTCATCAGTACGTTCTTTGGTGTGTTGATTATTTCGGTGCTGGCCGCTGGCTTGGCGCAGATCGGTGCCACGGAGCCCACCAAGCGCATCATCACCGGTGCTGTGATCGTGATTGCCGTGGTCCTCGATACTTACCGCAGCCAACGCGCCAGTCGGCGAGGCTGA
- a CDS encoding asparaginase: MKSALKNIVPGALALLLLFPVAAQAKEVETKAKLSNVVILATGGTIAGAGASTANSATYQAAKVGIEQLIAGVPELSQLANVRGEQVMQIASESINNENLLQLGRRVAELADSKDVDGIVITHGTDTLEETAYFLNLVEKTDKPIVVVGSMRPGTAMSADGMLNLYNAVAVAGSKDARGKGVLVTMNDEIQSGRDVSKMVNIKTEAFKSPWGPLGMVVEGKSYWFRLPAKRHTMDSEFDIKTIKSLPDVEIAYGYGNVGDTAAKALAQAGAKAIIYAGTGNGSVSSKVVPALQELRKQGVQIIRSSHVNAGGFVLRNAEQPDDKYDWVAAHDLNPQKARILAMVALTKTQDSKELQRMFWEY; this comes from the coding sequence ATGAAATCTGCATTGAAGAACATTGTTCCGGGCGCATTAGCCCTCCTGCTGCTGTTCCCCGTTGCCGCCCAGGCAAAGGAAGTTGAAACCAAGGCCAAACTCTCCAACGTAGTGATCCTCGCTACCGGTGGCACCATTGCTGGCGCTGGTGCCAGCACGGCCAACAGCGCTACTTACCAGGCAGCCAAGGTCGGCATCGAGCAGTTGATTGCCGGTGTTCCTGAACTGAGCCAGCTTGCCAATGTGCGTGGCGAACAAGTGATGCAAATCGCATCGGAAAGCATCAACAACGAAAACCTGCTGCAACTGGGCCGCCGCGTCGCCGAACTGGCCGACAGCAAGGACGTGGATGGCATCGTGATCACCCACGGGACCGACACCCTCGAGGAAACCGCCTACTTCCTGAACCTGGTGGAAAAAACCGACAAGCCTATCGTGGTCGTCGGCTCCATGCGTCCAGGCACCGCCATGTCAGCCGATGGCATGCTCAACCTGTACAACGCTGTCGCCGTTGCCGGTAGCAAAGATGCCCGCGGCAAAGGCGTGCTGGTAACCATGAATGACGAGATCCAGTCGGGTCGCGACGTCAGCAAGATGGTCAACATCAAGACCGAAGCCTTCAAGAGCCCATGGGGTCCGCTGGGCATGGTGGTCGAGGGTAAATCCTACTGGTTCCGCCTGCCGGCCAAGCGTCACACCATGGATTCGGAATTCGATATCAAGACCATCAAGAGCCTGCCCGACGTCGAAATCGCCTACGGCTACGGCAACGTAGGCGACACTGCCGCCAAGGCCCTGGCCCAGGCCGGCGCCAAAGCCATCATCTATGCCGGTACCGGCAACGGCTCAGTGTCGTCCAAGGTTGTTCCTGCCCTGCAGGAGCTGCGCAAGCAAGGTGTGCAAATCATTCGCTCGTCCCACGTGAATGCCGGCGGTTTCGTACTACGCAATGCCGAACAGCCTGACGACAAGTATGACTGGGTCGCCGCCCACGACCTGAACCCGCAGAAAGCGCGGATCCTGGCAATGGTTGCACTGACCAAGACCCAGGACAGCAAGGAACTGCAACGGATGTTCTGGGAATACTGA
- a CDS encoding DUF2790 domain-containing protein: protein MKLFALGFAALLATGSVFAADTPAATDVIHDKTGFFVHLDVAKVLSSTDTYGQCGIVPAQLKYLDHQDREHVLDYQVQGIGCANDN from the coding sequence ATGAAACTGTTTGCCCTTGGTTTTGCCGCTTTACTGGCCACCGGTTCGGTATTCGCGGCCGACACTCCAGCTGCCACGGACGTGATCCACGACAAAACCGGCTTCTTCGTACACCTGGACGTCGCCAAAGTTCTGTCGAGTACCGACACTTACGGCCAATGTGGAATCGTCCCGGCACAACTCAAATACCTGGACCACCAGGACCGCGAACATGTGCTGGACTATCAGGTCCAAGGCATCGGCTGCGCCAATGACAATTGA
- a CDS encoding alpha/beta hydrolase: protein MMSPLQSTGQLCSCKRGGQALQRFHGSWADGSSWSEVITRLQAAPTVLVGHSYAGSVVSDSGVNPKVSALVYVAARAQWSGKARRLPHPEPGRLPLITNLS from the coding sequence ATGATGAGCCCGTTGCAATCTACGGGTCAGCTCTGCAGTTGTAAACGCGGCGGACAAGCACTCCAGCGATTTCATGGTTCCTGGGCTGACGGCTCCAGCTGGTCCGAAGTGATCACCCGACTCCAAGCCGCCCCTACCGTACTGGTCGGCCATTCCTACGCCGGCAGCGTGGTCAGCGACTCGGGAGTAAACCCGAAGGTCAGCGCATTGGTGTATGTGGCTGCCCGTGCGCAATGGAGTGGAAAAGCACGACGGCTACCTCACCCTGAGCCAGGACGCCTTCCTCTTATTACGAACTTGTCATGA
- a CDS encoding SPOR domain-containing protein, with translation MAIAVLALAGCGEGKPVEAPKAKPAVTENQPQTGAIAAQEWDVWVGPPDHKLQAITDLTAWLLEHGFNFYIVKENGKDEVYLGPFATKADAEAKQALLTEKLARAKKSDTESQVVEHKTAQ, from the coding sequence ATGGCAATTGCGGTGTTGGCATTGGCCGGTTGCGGTGAAGGCAAACCTGTCGAAGCGCCCAAGGCCAAGCCTGCCGTGACTGAAAACCAGCCACAGACCGGCGCGATTGCTGCCCAGGAATGGGACGTTTGGGTAGGCCCGCCTGACCACAAGCTACAGGCGATCACCGACCTGACCGCGTGGTTGCTGGAGCATGGTTTCAATTTTTATATCGTGAAGGAAAACGGCAAGGACGAAGTGTACTTGGGGCCATTCGCAACCAAGGCCGATGCGGAAGCCAAGCAGGCCCTGCTCACGGAAAAGCTGGCCCGCGCCAAGAAAAGCGACACCGAATCGCAGGTTGTCGAGCACAAGACTGCGCAGTAA